The Drosophila sulfurigaster albostrigata strain 15112-1811.04 chromosome 3, ASM2355843v2, whole genome shotgun sequence genomic sequence ttctataaatataccaaattaatatgctggaaaagtctttaaatatacagagagctatatttggtatatcgtattgtattatattaaaaaatatcatagagcaaataatataccaaactgtTAGCCTATGCAATTAAGACCCGATTGCAGTAGGCGTTTTTTGtcacaacaaaaatcgaataacaagctaGAGCtagagttgctttggctgacaatctggtatgttgtgccgtctatggtttattttgaatgtggtactatatcgatataccaaatataatatttggcatgtttttagtattttgtaggattttcggtatatttggaaaatagtatgcttttattcaaaatgggtaaggggtatctcacagtcgagcacactcaactgtagctttctgacttgtttAGTTTCTGAGTGTTCATACAAATAGATATGCATTTCCTGtatgcacaaagttataacacccttctaccctatgttTAACGTGTATAAGCATGAAAGATTGatcttatgttatattatattatgattCAGTTATGATTCAGAGCGATAGTTTGAAAAGGCGGACCGCAGTTTTTTTAGtattctctcttttttgtatCATTTAGATATTTAAGAAGAAAGAGGAGGATTTTACAGTCAACATTGGCCCGAAGCATGGAATGGAAAATTTCTTTCGCATACTAACTCTCAACGGAGAGCACTCGATTAAGACGAAAAATGGGGCAACTTTCAATGAAGGTTGTCCTATCAATGTGCAAGGAGCATTTGACAATTCACTCTTTCCACCCTTCATCACAAAGAACACCTCGCTGAATATCTTCGCAAGAGAATTGTGTCGAGTTATCCCACTTCATTATCAACGGAAGGTGATGCTAGAAGGTCTTAAATGTTATAGGTATCTGCTCCTGCGGCCCAATGAGACAGCGCCTGATTGCTTATCTGAAACAAATGGCGTGCGATTGCCCAAGGGCATGTTTAATGTACCGAAGTGTTTGTTGGACGGTGAGTGAAAGATCTATCTAGAGTTCTGCTGTCGTCTATTCAATTGTTGCTTAACATTTCTTCATTGGCATAAAGAGGATGTTCCTTTGGCATTCTCGGCACCACACTTCTATGGCAGCAGCTATAATTGGTCAAAGTATTTCGAGGGCCTTAAACCCAATGCTACAGAGCACGAAGCTTTTATCCTGTTGGAACCCATGATGGGTATACCGATCATTGAAAGGCTTCGTTTCCAGTCGAACACCATCATGCCTACTTGTAACAGGAACTTGGATAATAAGATTGTACCGAGATTTTGGTACGACTTTGTAAGTAATTTTGGCTTGCCAATCAGTATTTCGCaatactaatataataatatttttaggaAATGGCTGAACTACCCTTTAAGGTACTTTTCGTCCTTTACTTTAACGTAAACGCACTACCAGTGCTGCAACCAATGATTATGGTGGTGTTACTGCTGGGCGCTATTTGGAGTCTGTACAAAATAGGAAGATTAATTCTGCAGAGAAAACGCGCTGCTGCAGTGGCAGAGGGCGGTCAGTCGTATTATCATGAAAACACAACCTCAATGTGAACATAATATCATTAGCTGAAtggtaaattttttaatgtaaaatcGCGACAAAATCGTTGCACTCTTAAtcagttttattaataaagatCACGTTATATCCATATTGATATTGAGTTCAACTTCCTCAACCAACTCcgtaaaatattttacgaaGTTAGCTACTGAGAATGGGAAGCATGCTGAAAATCACGTATACGTCAAGTGGTTCCAAAGCAAAACAAGTATAGTAAGGTGTTGTAAATAaggaaataaaacaattgaGCTGTATGTAAATCGAAGTATTGACGTTCCATGTGCCcgattgtgttgtgtttgaaCTCTAGCAGCGGCTTTTATGCGAGTATATCCAAAATATGTATTACGTTTTGTAATTATCAATTTGACGTACAATTTTGTACATACATGCCTTGCAAAATTGGGAATCAAGAGTCAGTCAGAGCCCAAATATCGCACATCAAAATAAAGGTTGCaaagccaataaaaaaaacagcttTCACAGTGGGTCGATGTGGGCAGACAGAAAAATTTCCACAAGCACCTATAGTCATAAGtgctataataaaatatggtcatatttaagtattattattgagTTATTTACTTTCACACATGTAGTCAACCATGCCCTGAACCTGCAGCTTGAACTGTGCTCAAAGCAAGAGCccaaaataattacaattaattagataacaaattcgaaaattgGCACAGCTAAAAAATTGAAGAACAGTCAACTCTGGAGTGCTAGAAACGTGCTGGCAAAACGTGATTCAACAAACAATGTCGATGAACAGTCTTCAACCTCAAATTCCCGCTGCACTcaatgcgtatacgtaataaa encodes the following:
- the LOC133840006 gene encoding sensory neuron membrane protein 2-like, which gives rise to KIYLEFCCRLFNCCLTFLHWHKEDVPLAFSAPHFYGSSYNWSKYFEGLKPNATEHEAFILLEPMMGIPIIERLRFQSNTIMPTCNRNLDNKIVPRFWYDFEMAELPFKVLFVLYFNVNALPVLQPMIMVVLLLGAIWSLYKIGRLILQRKRAAAVAEGGQSYYHENTTSM